One window from the genome of SAR202 cluster bacterium encodes:
- a CDS encoding citramalate synthase produces MSNRYPKVTYTEQGLREGMQIEDANIAIDDKIELLNALGETGLKNIVVGSFVSPRYTPQMARMDELMSKFKPIEGVTYTALALNERGVERAKEYSPPLTIERGSGRPSLSCHMCDVFVRRNTNRSQMQEMENWPKVIARAIESGAKEAGIGANASFGSNFLGDFSVDQYMALLEHQHALWEDAGIKVTQASMGDPMGWVHPEKVEQIIYRVKEKWPEVTHWSLHSHNSRGMAVTSHYAALRALGPEDDLALDGTIGGFGGCPYCGNGRATGMAPTEDTMHMMEDMGIDTGVDLDKLIETVWMAEEILGRQLWGHVSRAGPRPSNGIDGRNVKTKVYDMNAPFVETLEQTKHFKLGSKAYEGGVYPWREPIASPYKDRLDKGLPVFEVDGDWPWKEDWFPKPSN; encoded by the coding sequence ATGTCTAATAGGTATCCAAAAGTCACTTACACCGAGCAAGGTTTAAGAGAAGGTATGCAAATCGAGGATGCTAATATTGCTATCGATGATAAAATCGAATTGCTAAATGCATTAGGTGAAACCGGTTTAAAAAACATAGTTGTTGGATCTTTTGTGAGCCCGCGATATACTCCACAAATGGCTAGAATGGATGAATTAATGTCCAAGTTTAAGCCTATTGAAGGTGTAACATATACTGCACTTGCTCTTAATGAAAGAGGAGTTGAAAGAGCCAAAGAATATTCGCCGCCTCTTACTATTGAACGAGGCTCAGGCCGACCTTCATTAAGTTGTCATATGTGTGACGTATTTGTTAGAAGAAATACGAATAGGTCACAAATGCAAGAGATGGAAAATTGGCCTAAAGTTATTGCCCGAGCAATAGAATCAGGTGCAAAGGAAGCTGGTATAGGTGCTAATGCTTCTTTTGGATCTAATTTCCTCGGGGATTTTTCAGTAGACCAATATATGGCATTACTTGAGCATCAACATGCTCTTTGGGAAGATGCAGGTATTAAGGTAACTCAAGCTAGTATGGGTGATCCTATGGGATGGGTTCATCCAGAAAAAGTAGAACAAATTATTTATCGTGTGAAAGAAAAATGGCCAGAAGTTACTCATTGGTCTTTACATTCTCACAATAGTAGAGGAATGGCAGTAACATCACACTATGCAGCATTACGTGCTCTTGGTCCAGAAGATGATTTAGCTCTTGATGGAACAATTGGTGGTTTCGGTGGTTGCCCTTATTGTGGTAATGGAAGAGCTACAGGGATGGCTCCAACTGAAGATACAATGCATATGATGGAAGATATGGGTATTGATACAGGTGTAGATTTAGATAAATTAATTGAGACTGTATGGATGGCTGAAGAAATCCTAGGAAGACAGTTGTGGGGACACGTTTCAAGAGCTGGACCCAGACCTTCAAACGGTATTGATGGTAGAAATGTGAAGACCAAGGTATACGATATGAATGCTCCTTTCGTAGAGACATTGGAACAAACCAAACATTTCAAACTTGGTTCAAAGGCTTACGAAGGTGGAGTCTATCCATGGCGCGAACCTATTGCAAGTCCATATAAAGATAGACTTGATAAAGGATTGCCAGTTTTTGAGGTAGATGGTGATTGGCCTTGGAAAGAAGATTGGTTCCCAAAGCCATCAAATTAA
- a CDS encoding glycerol-3-phosphate acyltransferase, which translates to MVDILTILLLVTLAYLGGSLVWANIITKFYKKEIRDFGTNNPGTANFSREFGLSGGFLVFLGDVFTGFVIFTICIDLASRIEEYKTLLVIISPCFILLGTFFPVYFKFQGGTGLAKCIGVACAINPLAFLILFPIILIVTLKTKAFAVVGALFIVLIVFFSITKYEYNLMDLKYTYPDLQGLFAVALCGVMVLLKGMHQYKLRLY; encoded by the coding sequence ATTGTGGATATATTAACTATTTTATTATTAGTTACATTAGCCTATTTAGGCGGCTCTTTAGTATGGGCCAATATTATTACAAAATTTTACAAGAAAGAAATTAGAGATTTTGGGACAAATAATCCAGGAACTGCTAATTTTTCAAGGGAGTTTGGTTTGTCTGGTGGATTCCTCGTGTTTCTAGGAGATGTATTTACGGGATTTGTTATTTTTACAATTTGTATTGATTTGGCAAGTCGTATCGAAGAATATAAAACACTTTTGGTAATAATTTCACCATGTTTTATTTTATTAGGTACTTTTTTCCCAGTTTATTTCAAATTCCAAGGAGGAACTGGTCTTGCTAAATGTATTGGTGTTGCGTGTGCAATCAATCCTTTAGCATTTTTGATACTATTCCCAATTATTTTAATTGTGACACTGAAGACTAAAGCATTTGCAGTTGTAGGTGCTCTATTTATAGTTCTGATTGTTTTCTTTTCTATAACAAAATATGAATATAACCTAATGGACCTTAAATATACTTATCCAGATTTACAGGGTTTATTTGCAGTAGCATTGTGTGGAGTTATGGTTTTACTTAAGGGTATGCATCAATATAAGTTGAGGTTGTATTAA
- a CDS encoding ABC transporter ATP-binding protein has translation MNVLIRLAKRTAPYKGRLLLAYLSIIGVTVFGLMIPKIIGTAIDAVITSGSAKGLWVLAGGIILANLFRGLMAYGQTYFGESLGQQVAYDLRNEFYTHLQTLNFDFHDKHQTGNLMSRATSDIEGIRMFVQGGMIRSFFCISLILGVMILIILLDWKLSLYCLVFVPFIIWRGSIFILAQRKKWFLVQVAMGHMTTILQENLSGQKVVKAFGAEEFEEKRFFNRTGEVAQHAYEAAALQANNAGMMTFFYMASTALILWVGGTEVVDGNMTAGELAQFILYLGMLAMPVRIAAWVTNSFSRGLSAGTRIFEILDSKPSIFNHDNADSATKIKGEIKFENVSFYHESGKDILHNIDFLIKPGETLGIIGPPGSGKTSIINLIPRFYEPTTGKVTIDDIPVDSFELINLRKNIGLIHQDVFLFTDSIRENIAYGNPNISIEEIEKVANIAQIHEFVMSLPHKYDTVVGERGSTLSGGQRQRISIARALLIDPPILIIDDATSSVDTITEKYIQAQLENISQDKTTIIIAHRISSVQNADNIIVLNNGLIEQRGNHTELIQQEGIYKDLYNLQIAENQADEPQIQNAPLKEDTSHA, from the coding sequence ATGAACGTATTAATCAGATTAGCTAAAAGAACCGCACCTTACAAAGGTCGACTTCTATTAGCATATCTTTCCATAATTGGTGTAACAGTTTTTGGTTTAATGATCCCAAAAATTATCGGAACAGCCATAGATGCTGTGATCACTTCTGGTTCAGCTAAAGGCTTATGGGTCTTAGCTGGAGGAATAATATTAGCAAATTTGTTTCGAGGACTTATGGCCTATGGCCAAACCTATTTCGGTGAATCACTGGGACAACAAGTTGCTTACGACCTAAGAAATGAGTTTTATACACATTTACAAACCCTCAATTTTGATTTCCACGATAAACACCAAACAGGGAATTTGATGTCACGGGCCACATCTGATATTGAAGGAATTCGAATGTTTGTCCAAGGAGGTATGATACGATCTTTCTTCTGTATAAGTTTAATTCTGGGTGTGATGATTTTAATTATTTTATTAGATTGGAAATTAAGCTTATATTGCTTAGTATTCGTACCATTTATTATATGGCGCGGTAGTATCTTTATACTAGCTCAAAGAAAAAAATGGTTCCTTGTTCAAGTAGCAATGGGACATATGACTACTATTCTGCAAGAAAATCTATCTGGTCAAAAAGTAGTAAAAGCATTTGGTGCTGAAGAGTTTGAAGAAAAACGCTTTTTTAACCGCACTGGCGAAGTTGCTCAACATGCTTACGAAGCTGCCGCCCTTCAAGCTAATAATGCTGGAATGATGACATTTTTCTATATGGCAAGTACTGCACTGATATTGTGGGTTGGGGGAACAGAAGTAGTTGATGGAAATATGACAGCTGGTGAACTTGCTCAATTTATATTATATCTTGGCATGTTAGCTATGCCAGTAAGAATAGCAGCCTGGGTTACTAACTCTTTTTCTCGAGGTCTATCTGCAGGTACACGAATATTTGAAATATTAGATAGCAAGCCATCAATTTTTAACCATGATAATGCAGACTCTGCTACAAAAATCAAAGGTGAAATAAAATTTGAAAATGTTTCGTTTTATCATGAATCTGGAAAAGATATTCTACATAATATTGACTTTCTAATTAAGCCAGGAGAAACATTAGGGATTATTGGCCCCCCTGGAAGTGGGAAAACAAGTATTATTAACCTAATACCACGATTTTACGAACCAACCACTGGTAAAGTAACTATAGACGATATACCAGTAGATAGCTTTGAACTGATAAATCTACGAAAAAATATTGGGTTAATTCACCAAGACGTTTTCCTCTTTACTGATAGTATTAGAGAAAATATAGCCTACGGAAACCCTAATATCTCTATAGAAGAAATAGAAAAAGTCGCTAATATTGCCCAGATTCATGAGTTTGTCATGTCCTTACCACATAAATATGATACCGTTGTTGGTGAAAGGGGAAGCACTTTATCAGGAGGACAAAGACAAAGAATTTCAATTGCCAGAGCATTACTAATTGATCCCCCAATATTAATAATTGATGATGCTACATCAAGTGTCGATACAATCACAGAAAAATATATACAAGCTCAATTGGAAAATATTTCTCAAGATAAAACTACAATTATCATTGCTCACAGAATAAGTTCAGTGCAAAATGCCGATAATATCATTGTTTTAAATAATGGATTAATTGAACAAAGAGGAAATCATACAGAATTAATTCAACAAGAAGGCATATATAAAGATTTGTATAATTTACAAATTGCCGAAAATCAAGCAGATGAACCTCAAATACAAAATGCCCCATTGAAGGAAGATACCAGTCATGCTTAA
- the rimI gene encoding ribosomal-protein-alanine N-acetyltransferase encodes MNFSVRLMNNKDISEVAIIERQAFPTMWPPIPFKRELGNKFAEYFVIDCKIDDNLVLPETKTKTSFLKKSVKKIQDLFSSNRSDSKNSFIVGYIGIWYSLDEAHITSIATREEFRGMGLGEMLIIVAFQRAFQRKSNTLTLEVRVSNEIAQNLYSKYEMIEVGIRKRYYSDNQEDALIMTADDINTDDFYQKIQTKIKKYLDIHQNTRLLGDK; translated from the coding sequence ATGAATTTTTCAGTAAGGTTAATGAATAATAAAGATATTTCTGAAGTCGCAATAATTGAGCGACAAGCCTTTCCAACTATGTGGCCCCCTATTCCTTTTAAACGTGAACTTGGTAATAAGTTTGCTGAATATTTTGTTATTGATTGCAAGATAGATGACAATTTAGTTTTACCCGAAACTAAAACAAAAACATCTTTTCTAAAGAAATCTGTAAAAAAAATACAGGATTTATTTTCCTCTAATAGATCAGATTCAAAGAATTCGTTTATAGTTGGTTATATTGGGATATGGTATTCGTTGGATGAGGCACATATAACTTCTATTGCAACAAGAGAAGAATTTAGAGGTATGGGTTTAGGTGAAATGTTGATAATCGTTGCATTTCAAAGAGCTTTTCAAAGAAAATCAAATACGCTGACATTGGAAGTGCGAGTATCAAATGAAATTGCACAGAATTTATATTCTAAATACGAAATGATAGAGGTTGGTATAAGAAAGAGATATTACTCTGATAATCAAGAAGACGCATTAATTATGACTGCCGATGATATAAATACTGACGATTTTTATCAAAAAATTCAAACAAAAATCAAAAAATATTTGGATATACATCAGAATACCAGATTACTTGGCGACAAATAA
- a CDS encoding CoA transferase, translated as MIFNHNDKGEPLPLSGIRVVDLTWIVAGPQTTRIFADLGAEVIKVEYKESPDYIRGAPPFADNISGVNRSGFFNNLNRNKSSLTLNVMHPDGMDVLKNLISVSDILIENFSSKVLDRWGLNYQEQIKIKPDIIYLSLSGFGHSGSKQDYTTWGPTAQALSGLTYMSGFPNEYPSGWGYSFLDHTAGYYGAIALLLALHHRNTTGEGQSIDISQVETGMALTGTYLLDYLMNGRKYKRPENPPGNRARFDIVAPHNIYRCHGEDRWIALVVSDNDEWAKFCKAINRIDLLDNNLFSTNELRIKNQDFLDNEISVTLADWDAIELMHILQGVSVSAGVVQNAKDRVTSDPQLKERNYFQQIEHPEIGKYDFDGFPAKFSEVGHRMESSSPILGQHSKYVISSLLGYNQEDLDRMESEEVF; from the coding sequence ATGATATTCAATCATAATGACAAAGGTGAACCCCTTCCATTATCTGGTATAAGAGTAGTAGATCTAACATGGATAGTTGCTGGACCTCAAACCACGAGGATTTTTGCCGATTTAGGTGCCGAAGTTATTAAAGTGGAGTATAAAGAATCTCCAGATTATATACGAGGTGCACCTCCGTTTGCAGATAATATATCTGGTGTTAATCGAAGCGGTTTTTTTAATAATTTAAACCGGAATAAATCTTCTCTGACTCTTAATGTTATGCATCCTGATGGAATGGATGTATTAAAAAATTTAATTAGTGTTTCGGATATATTAATTGAAAATTTTAGTTCAAAAGTACTTGATCGGTGGGGTTTAAATTATCAGGAGCAGATAAAAATTAAGCCTGACATAATATATTTAAGTTTATCAGGTTTTGGTCATAGCGGAAGTAAACAAGACTATACAACTTGGGGTCCAACAGCTCAAGCATTATCTGGATTAACATATATGTCTGGTTTCCCCAACGAATATCCTTCGGGATGGGGCTACTCCTTTTTGGATCATACTGCAGGGTATTACGGAGCCATTGCCTTATTGTTAGCATTGCATCATAGAAATACTACAGGAGAAGGTCAGTCAATTGATATTTCTCAAGTTGAAACAGGAATGGCTCTTACTGGAACTTATCTGCTTGATTATTTAATGAATGGTAGAAAATATAAACGTCCAGAAAATCCTCCTGGGAACAGAGCGCGATTTGATATTGTGGCACCTCATAATATTTATCGATGCCATGGAGAGGATCGATGGATAGCTTTAGTAGTTTCAGACAATGATGAGTGGGCAAAATTTTGTAAAGCGATAAATAGAATTGATTTATTAGATAACAATTTGTTTAGTACCAATGAACTACGTATTAAAAATCAAGATTTTTTGGATAATGAAATAAGTGTTACTCTCGCAGATTGGGATGCTATTGAATTAATGCATATATTACAAGGTGTTTCAGTTAGTGCTGGGGTTGTACAAAATGCAAAAGACAGAGTGACTTCAGACCCTCAATTAAAAGAGCGAAATTATTTCCAACAAATTGAACACCCAGAAATTGGCAAATATGATTTTGATGGATTTCCTGCAAAATTTAGCGAAGTCGGGCATCGTATGGAGAGCTCATCTCCAATATTAGGTCAGCATAGTAAATACGTTATATCTAGTTTACTAGGATACAATCAGGAAGACCTAGACCGAATGGAAAGCGAGGAAGTTTTTTGA
- a CDS encoding ABC transporter ATP-binding protein produces the protein MLNKRTAAWTTLNEEEIGAVWDFGAAKQLFPFLRGKLIVFTLAMVMMTFYTLTIVALPRIIGYVTDAFILTQDKSSLNQWGIALFIVVTINYVANVSYLKLLAQASQHVLLNLRMKMFDHLQNLSIPFFDKNEVGRIMSRIQNDVNQLQEFFPMLALTLGDLLSVIGITIVMLLMNVKLALYCFTVIPFLLFIIALWQTRAKAAFVRVRQAISVVNSRLQQNISGVRIVQSFNREERNAKIFDGVNDDHLQANIKAIRLSSALMPTVEFVTAISLSLVIIIGGNMVLGEELQLGELIAFTLYVQRFFEPIRSLTMQYTEFQRTTTSAVRIFELLSVEPEVIYNESIKSNSKIEKSSKLKFDNVTMEYTKDRYALKNLDLSIESGEMIALVGPTGAGKTTIASLAARFYDPTEGTVLIDGLNLKELPREYLRQRLGMVLQEPFLYSLTVAENIKYNNDKASLEDIIKASKAAGAHDFISELSEQYDTILHERGMNLSLGQRQLISFARVLLADPEILILDEATANVDTFTEIKIQKALNTLLNNRTSIVIAHRLSTIRNADRIIVMDQGRILASGSHDELMKSSEFYQNLYNLNFTE, from the coding sequence ATGCTTAATAAACGCACTGCCGCATGGACTACCCTCAATGAAGAAGAAATAGGTGCTGTATGGGATTTTGGAGCAGCAAAACAGCTATTCCCTTTCCTACGAGGAAAGTTAATTGTCTTTACTTTAGCTATGGTAATGATGACATTTTATACACTCACTATTGTAGCCTTACCTAGAATTATTGGATACGTCACAGATGCCTTCATACTCACTCAAGATAAATCTAGTTTAAATCAATGGGGAATAGCTTTATTTATTGTTGTAACAATAAATTATGTTGCAAATGTCAGTTATCTGAAACTTTTAGCACAAGCCTCACAACATGTACTCCTTAACCTAAGAATGAAAATGTTTGATCACTTACAAAACCTATCTATACCGTTTTTTGATAAAAACGAAGTCGGAAGAATAATGAGTAGAATCCAAAATGATGTAAATCAACTACAAGAGTTTTTCCCAATGTTAGCCCTTACTCTTGGAGATTTACTTAGCGTAATAGGCATAACTATTGTTATGTTATTGATGAATGTCAAGTTAGCACTATATTGTTTTACTGTTATTCCTTTCCTTTTATTCATAATTGCTCTTTGGCAAACCAGAGCAAAAGCTGCGTTTGTCAGAGTTAGGCAAGCAATATCAGTAGTAAATTCACGACTTCAACAAAACATTTCTGGTGTACGAATAGTACAAAGTTTTAATCGAGAAGAAAGAAATGCTAAAATTTTTGACGGCGTCAATGACGATCATTTACAAGCCAATATAAAAGCAATTAGGCTATCTTCTGCACTTATGCCTACAGTAGAATTTGTTACGGCTATTTCCTTGAGCTTAGTAATAATTATTGGCGGCAATATGGTTTTAGGTGAAGAACTACAATTGGGTGAATTAATTGCATTTACACTTTACGTTCAAAGATTTTTTGAACCTATTAGAAGTTTAACAATGCAATATACAGAATTTCAAAGAACTACTACATCAGCAGTACGAATATTCGAATTACTTAGTGTTGAACCTGAAGTGATTTATAATGAATCGATCAAATCAAATAGTAAAATCGAAAAATCTAGTAAATTGAAATTTGATAATGTCACTATGGAATATACAAAAGACAGATATGCATTAAAAAATTTAGATTTAAGTATCGAATCTGGAGAAATGATCGCTTTAGTAGGCCCAACTGGAGCTGGGAAAACAACTATAGCTTCACTAGCGGCTAGATTTTATGATCCGACAGAAGGAACAGTCTTAATCGATGGATTAAATTTAAAGGAACTACCACGTGAATATTTACGACAACGATTGGGTATGGTTCTTCAAGAACCTTTCTTATATTCACTAACTGTTGCAGAGAACATTAAATACAATAACGATAAGGCTTCTTTAGAGGACATAATTAAAGCTAGTAAGGCCGCAGGTGCCCATGATTTTATCAGTGAATTGAGTGAGCAATACGACACAATTCTTCATGAGCGAGGTATGAATCTCAGTCTAGGACAAAGACAATTGATTAGTTTTGCCAGAGTATTATTAGCAGATCCAGAAATACTTATATTAGATGAGGCAACAGCTAATGTAGATACTTTTACAGAAATAAAAATACAAAAAGCATTAAACACTTTGCTAAATAATCGTACATCAATTGTTATAGCTCATAGATTATCTACAATACGAAACGCAGATAGAATAATTGTTATGGATCAAGGTAGAATTTTAGCTTCAGGTAGTCACGATGAATTAATGAAATCAAGTGAATTTTACCAAAATTTGTATAATCTAAACTTTACTGAATAA
- a CDS encoding CoA transferase, translating to MNNKPLPLQGVRIIETSDILALPMAMSILGDMGAEIIHVEYAQRPNFYRFLGPFPEGDPGINWHDRSGAFNGSNRSKKSFTLNLSEDSGRDLFKHLVSISDIVAENFSARVMANLGLDYEQLKEIKPDLIMLSNSGYGHSGPWKDYVGMAQVIEAATTSHLTGFSDKTPSKAGQSIMDLVVAWNIVSAITMALFHRNKTGEGQWIDHSMLEACTPIVSSPLLDVAHNDKYIQRNGNRHNIYAPQGCYPCKGNDEWFVLTIKTDDEWGKLCDLLNNESLPANKYPNNDDRVMNHEEIDNQIKNWSKNFSKQEVVEKLQSMNLAAAPVNNSRDLLLDKQYKYREFFEQVDHLEETNIGKRIYSGLPFNMSKTNGFIQSPTAPLGFHNAYVLSELLGFNEDDILDLEDDEVVSEYKSGSEVQDMRVGNMPAGYKPASPSNQSLIDRGDVRENDINYKKIIEEF from the coding sequence ATGAATAATAAACCATTACCATTACAAGGAGTAAGAATAATTGAAACTTCAGATATACTAGCTTTGCCAATGGCAATGAGTATTTTAGGCGATATGGGTGCTGAAATAATACATGTGGAATATGCGCAAAGACCAAACTTTTACAGATTTTTAGGCCCTTTCCCCGAAGGAGATCCAGGTATAAATTGGCATGATCGTTCAGGTGCTTTTAATGGTTCAAATAGAAGTAAGAAAAGTTTTACTTTAAATTTGTCAGAGGATAGCGGACGTGATTTATTCAAGCATTTGGTTTCTATTTCAGATATTGTCGCCGAAAACTTTTCTGCTAGAGTTATGGCAAATTTAGGTTTAGATTATGAACAATTAAAAGAGATAAAACCTGATTTAATTATGCTTTCTAATTCTGGCTATGGACATAGTGGACCTTGGAAAGATTATGTGGGAATGGCCCAAGTAATAGAGGCAGCCACTACTTCTCATCTTACTGGATTTTCTGATAAAACTCCGAGTAAAGCTGGGCAGTCGATAATGGATCTAGTTGTAGCTTGGAATATAGTAAGTGCAATCACAATGGCCTTATTTCATCGAAATAAAACGGGGGAGGGTCAATGGATTGACCATTCCATGCTTGAGGCTTGTACTCCAATAGTTAGCTCTCCATTGTTAGATGTTGCACATAATGATAAATATATTCAAAGGAATGGTAATCGCCATAATATTTATGCACCTCAAGGTTGTTATCCATGCAAGGGTAATGATGAATGGTTTGTTTTAACCATTAAAACAGATGATGAATGGGGAAAACTTTGTGATTTATTAAATAATGAAAGCTTGCCTGCAAATAAATATCCTAATAATGATGATCGCGTGATGAATCATGAAGAAATTGATAATCAAATTAAAAACTGGAGTAAGAATTTTTCTAAACAAGAGGTTGTTGAAAAATTACAATCTATGAATCTTGCTGCTGCCCCAGTTAATAATTCAAGAGATTTATTACTTGATAAACAATATAAATATCGAGAATTCTTTGAACAAGTTGATCATTTAGAAGAAACGAATATAGGTAAACGTATATATTCTGGATTACCATTTAATATGAGTAAAACCAATGGATTTATTCAAAGTCCTACAGCTCCTCTGGGATTTCATAATGCATATGTTTTATCGGAATTATTGGGTTTTAATGAAGATGATATTTTAGACCTTGAGGATGATGAAGTTGTATCTGAATATAAAAGTGGTTCAGAGGTACAAGATATGCGTGTTGGAAATATGCCTGCTGGTTATAAACCTGCTTCTCCATCTAATCAATCATTAATTGATAGAGGGGATGTAAGAGAAAATGATATTAATTATAAAAAAATTATTGAAGAGTTTTGA